Proteins encoded by one window of Salvia splendens isolate huo1 chromosome 7, SspV2, whole genome shotgun sequence:
- the LOC121810825 gene encoding malonyl-coenzyme:anthocyanin 5-O-glucoside-6'''-O-malonyltransferase-like, producing the protein MTTVIETCRIPPPQDSAAELFLPLSFLDMTWLHSNPMYVLNFYNYPCSEAEFSNTIVPSLKHSLSLTLKHYFPVAGNLLFPLDSDAPKPVLRYTPGDTVALTIAVSSLEFDKLIANHAKESDQFYNFVQPAAPLIEEENYKIAPVISLQATLFPRRGICIGVNFHHSLCDWRSIVGFVKAWAVINKSGDDEALAESLPVFEKPDSEASRRVDGIFWNAMKNIPFKTVVSLPRPTNRVRASFILRQSHIKNLKHRFLSARPSLDRVSTFTVAAAYVWTTLVKSHGSGGEEDEVFVFPADARGRRNALFDPQVAVNYFGNCLGGGVVIAEHRKLAAEDGFVAAAEAIGDVIKAKIYDGDELLKSPEDRLSMMSLPDRVFGVLVVYGSPKFEYKEADFGWGVARKVEILSLDDEKYGMLLSNSGDGGLVIDLSLPKEMMECFASIFEDGLIV; encoded by the coding sequence ATGACAACCGTGATCGAAACCTGCCGTATTCCGCCGCCACAAGACTCCGCGGCCGAGCTGTTCCTGCCGCTCTCCTTCTTGGACATGACTTGGCTGCATTCCAATCCGATGTACGTCCTCAACTTCTACAACTACCCATGTTCTGAAGCTGAATTCTCCAACACCATTGTTCCAAGCCTcaaacactctctctctctaaccctcAAACACTACTTCCCCGTCGCCGGAAATCTCCTCTTCCCTCTCGACTCCGACGCCCCGAAACCCGTTCTCCGCTACACCCCCGGCGACACCGTAGCGCTCACAATCGCCGTCTCCAGCCTCGAATTCGACAAGCTCATCGCGAATCACGCTAAAGAATCCGACCAATTCTACAATTTCGTACAGCCGGCGGCGCCGCtgattgaagaagaaaattacaaaattgCCCCTGTGATCTCCCTCCAGGCGACGCTCTTTCCCCGCCGCGGAATCTGCATCGGTGTGAACTTCCACCACAGCCTCTGCGACTGGAGATCCATCGTCGGATTCGTCAAGGCGTGGGCCGTGATCAACAAATCCGGCGACGATGAGGCTTTGGCCGAATCTCTGCCGGTTTTTGAGAAACCCGACTCCGAAGCTTCTAGAAGAGTCGATGGAATATTCTGGAATGCAATGAAGAATATTCCTTTCAAGACGGTGGTGTCTCTCCCACGGCCGACTAATAGAGTGAGAGCTTCGTTCATCCTCCGCCAATCCCACATAAAAAACCTCAAGCATCGGTTCTTATCGGCGAGGCCGAGCCTAGATCGGGTCTCCACTTTCACAGTTGCGGCGGCGTATGTCTGGACCACGCTGGTGAAGTCGCACGGCAGCGGCGGAGAAGAAGATGAGGTGTTCGTTTTTCCGGCTGACGCGAGAGGGCGGCGGAACGCGCTGTTCGATCCGCAGGTGGCCGTGAATTACTTCGGGAATTGCTTGGGCGGTGGGGTGGTGATAGCGGAGCATCGGAAGTTGGCAGCGGAGGATGGATTTGTTGCGGCGGCGGAGGCCATCGGTGATGTGATCAAGGCCAAAATCTACGACGGAGATGAGTTGCTTAAAAGTCCGGAAGATCGGCTGTCGATGATGTCGTTGCCTGATAGGGTTTTCGGGGTTTTGGTGGTGTATGGTTCGCCCAAGTTTGAGTATAAGGAGGCGGATTTTGGGTGGGGGGTGGCGAGGAAGGTGGAGATTCTGTCGTTGGATGATGAGAAATATGGAATGTTGTTGAGTAACTCCGGCGACGGTGGTTTGGTTATCGATTTGTCGCTGCCCAAGGAGATGATGGAGTGTTTTGCTTCTATATTTGAAGATGGCCTAATAGTATGA